The window ACCTCCGGGACGTGATGGACCACCCCGCCTATCGCGGAAAGTTCTCCGGCACGCACGGGACATGCAAGAACGAGGGGGACAAGATCGACTACCTCATGGTGCCGCCCCCGATGTGGCCGAAAGTACAGCAGGTCGGCCTCGAAACCCGCGGAATCTCCGCGAAGGGCATCGACCACTTCGACACGGTGAAGACCAGGGCCGACGCAGCCTCGGACCACGCGGCGCTCTACGCCGACCTGGACCTCTGAAACGCCGGTTCCCCGCGCCCACCTAAGGGGCGCGGGGAACTGCGCGACAAGCCACAGACAACGCGCACCCGGCAACGAACAAAGCCGGGCAGACGCTGAACCGACTAGCAGCCGACGAGGCGGCTCGCCAGGTACCCCTCGATCTGGTCCAGGGAAATGCGCTCCTGCTTCATCGAGTCACGCTCACGCACGGTCACGGCGTTGTCGTCCAGCGTGTCGAAGTCGACCGTCACGCAGTACGGCGTACCGATCTCGTCCTGGCGGCGGTAACGGCGACCGATCGCACCCGCGTCGTCGAAGTCGATGTTCCAGTTCTGCCGCAGCGCCTGCGCAAGGCCCTTGGCCTTCGGCGACAGCTCCGGGTTCCTCGACAGCGGAAGCACGGCAACCTTCACCGGAGCCAGGCGGTGGTCCAGGCGCAGCACCGTGCGCTTCTCCATCTTGCCCTTGGCGTTCGGCGCCTCGTCCTCGACATAGGCGTCGAGCAGGAACGCCAGCATCGCGCGCCCGACACCGGCCGCCGGCTCGATGACGTACGGCGTCCAGCGCTCGCCGGCCTCCTGGTCGAAGTAGGAGAGGTCCTGGCCGGAGGCCTTGGAGTGCGCGCCGAGGTCGTAGTCGGTGCGGTTGGCCACACCCTCCAGCTCGCCCCACTCGTTGCCGCCGAACTGGAAGCGGTACTCGATGTCAGCGGTGCGCTTGGAGTAGTGGGAGAGCTTCTCCTTCGGGTGCTCGTACCACCGCATGTTCTCCTCGCGCAGGCCCAGGCCGGTGTACCAGTTCCAGCGCTGCTCCATCCAGTACTCCTGCCACTTCTCGTCCTCGCCCGGCTTGACGAAGAACTCCATCTCCATCTGCTCGAACTCGCGGGTGCGGAAGATGAAGTTGCCGGGCGTGATCTCGTTGCGGAAGGACTTGCCCATCTGCGCGATGCCGAACGGCGGCTTGCGACGCGAAGTGGTCTGCACCTGGGCGAAGTTGGTGAAGATGCCCTGGGCGGTCTCCGGGCGCAGGTAGGCGATGGAGCCGCTGTCCTGCGTCGGGCCGAGGTGGGTGGAGAGAAGACCCGAGAACTGCTTGGGCTCGGTGAACTGGCCCTTGTTGCCGCAGTTCGGGCAGTTGATGTCCGCGAGGCCGTTCTCCGGGAGGTGGCCCTTCTTGGCCTCGTAGGCCTCCTCCAGGTGGTCGGCGCGGAACCGCTTGTGGCAGGAGGTGCACTCGGTCAGCGGGTCCGTGAAGGTGGCGACGTGACCGGAGGCGACCCAGACCTCGGGGGCCAGGATCACGGACGAGTCGATACCGACCACGTCCTCGCGCGACGTCACCATGTAACGCCACCACTGACGCTTCAGGTTCTCCTTGAGCTCGACACCCAGCGGTCCGTAGTCCCAGGCGGCGCGCTGGCCTCCGTAGATCTCACTGCAGGGGAATACGAAGCCACGGCGCTTGCTCAGGCTGACGATGGTGTCGATCTTGTCGGCGGCCACGGTGCTCTCTTCATTACGACGACGGGCGACGAAGCGAGGCGCTTCACAGCGAATGCTTCAGGGTACCGGCGGGGGCTCCCCCTCAACCAAATCGGTAGCGCTCTGTGGACGGCCGCTCACGCTTGTTGACAATGGTTTCCAACTTTGCTGAAAATGACTGTCATGAACGTACGACGACACCACATATCCGGGGTTGCCCTCGCGGCCGTGACCGCCCTCGGTCTCGGCACCCTCTCCGCCTGCTCCACGGACAGCGCGGCAGCGGGCAACACGGACAAGTTCGACGTCGTCGCGTCGTTCTATCCGATGGCCTTCCTCGCCGAGCAGATCGGCGGCGGCCATGTGAAGGTCTCCAGCCTGACCGCGCCCGGCCAGGAGCCGCACGACCTGGAGGTCAGCGCCCAGCAGCGCGCGCAGATCGAGGAGTCCGACGCCGCCCTCTACCTCAAGAGCCTGCAGCCGGCCGTGGACGAGGCCGTCGAGCAGTCCGGCGTCAAGACCAAGATCGACGCCGCCTCGCTCACCACGCTGGAGGACCACGGCAACCTCGAGGACAGCCACGAGCACGGCGGCGAGGAGGCGCCCTCCGAGGAGGAGGAGCACGCCCGCGACCCGCACATCTGGCTCGACCCGGTGAAGTACGCCGAGGTCGCCAAGGGGGTCGGCGCGGCCTTCGAGAAGGCGGACCCGGACCACGCGGCCGACTACAAGAAGAACACCGACGCGCTGGTCAAGAAGCTCGACGAGCTCAACACCCACTTCGCGGACGGCCTGAAGAACACCAAGTCCAAGGTCTTCTTCACCAACCACGCCGCCTTCGGCTACCTCGCCGAGCGCTACGGCCTGACCCAGGAGGCCATCTCCGGACTCGACCCGGAGAGCGAGCCCAGCCCGGCCCGGATCAAGGAGCTCCAGCAGGAGGCCAAGGCCGACGGCGTCACCACCGTCTTCTACGAGACACTGGTGTCCGACAAGACCGCGAAGACCCTCGCCGACGACGCGGGCCTGAAGACGGACGTCCTCGACCCGCTCGAGGGCATCACCGACAAGTCCAAGGGCGACGACTACTTCGCGGTCATGGAGGCCAACCTCACGGCCCTGAAGACGGCTCTGGGAGCCAAGTGATCAACCTACGGAGGACGGCATGACCGAGCCCGTCATTTCGCTGCGCGGCGTACACGCCGAGCTGGGCTCGCGCCCCGTCCTGCGCGGCATCGACCTCACCGTGCGCCGCGGTGAGGTCGTCGCGCTGCTCGGCGCCAACGGCTCCGGCAAGTCGACCGCCGTGCGCAGCATCATCGGCCAGGTGCCGGTGGCCACCGGCGAGATCGAGCTGTTCGGCACCGCGCGGGCACGGTTCCGCGACTGGGCGCGGGTGGGGTACGTCCCGCAGCGCACGACCGCCGCGGGCGGCGTCCCGGCCACGATCACCGAGATCGTCTCCTCGGGCCGCCTGTCCCGCACCCGCTTCGGCGTCCTGCGCAAGGCCGACCACGCCGCCGTACAGCGCGCCCTGGAGCTGGTCGGGATGGCCGACCGCGCCAAGGACTCCGTGAACGCCCTCTCCGGCGGCCAGCACCAGCGCGTGCTGATCGCCCGCGCCCTGGCCTCCGAACCCGAACTGCTGATCATGGACGAGCCGATGGCGGGCGTCGACCTGGCCAGCCAGGAGGTCCTGGCCCGCACGCTCAGGGAACAGGTCGCGGCCGGTACGACGGTCCTCCTCGTCCTGCACGAACTCGGCCCCCTGGAGCCACTGATCGACCGGGCGGTCGTCCTGCGCGACGGCTGTGTCCTGCACGACGGCCCGCCCCCGAAGGCGGTCGGCCAGCACGCGCTGCCCGGCCACGACCACGTCCACCCGCACGCGGCTCACGACGCCGAACCCCTCCGGACGGGACTGCTGAGCTGATGGAGATCCTGAACTACGCCTTCATGCAGCGGGCCCTGCTCGCCGCCGTCCTGGTCGGCATCACGGCCCCCGCGATCGGCATCTACCTGGTCCAGCGCCGTCAGGCCCTGATGGGCGACGGAATCGGCCATGTCGCGATGACCGGCGTCGGCCTGGGCTTCCTGCTGTCCTGGTCCCCGGTGTGGATGGCAACGCTCGTCTCGATCCTCGGCGCGGTGCTGATGGAGCTGATCCGCTGGTACGGCCGGACGCGCGGCGACATCGCCCTCGCGATGCTGTTCTACGGCGGTATGG of the Streptomyces sp. T12 genome contains:
- a CDS encoding metal ABC transporter solute-binding protein, Zn/Mn family, producing the protein MNVRRHHISGVALAAVTALGLGTLSACSTDSAAAGNTDKFDVVASFYPMAFLAEQIGGGHVKVSSLTAPGQEPHDLEVSAQQRAQIEESDAALYLKSLQPAVDEAVEQSGVKTKIDAASLTTLEDHGNLEDSHEHGGEEAPSEEEEHARDPHIWLDPVKYAEVAKGVGAAFEKADPDHAADYKKNTDALVKKLDELNTHFADGLKNTKSKVFFTNHAAFGYLAERYGLTQEAISGLDPESEPSPARIKELQQEAKADGVTTVFYETLVSDKTAKTLADDAGLKTDVLDPLEGITDKSKGDDYFAVMEANLTALKTALGAK
- a CDS encoding glycine--tRNA ligase, which encodes MAADKIDTIVSLSKRRGFVFPCSEIYGGQRAAWDYGPLGVELKENLKRQWWRYMVTSREDVVGIDSSVILAPEVWVASGHVATFTDPLTECTSCHKRFRADHLEEAYEAKKGHLPENGLADINCPNCGNKGQFTEPKQFSGLLSTHLGPTQDSGSIAYLRPETAQGIFTNFAQVQTTSRRKPPFGIAQMGKSFRNEITPGNFIFRTREFEQMEMEFFVKPGEDEKWQEYWMEQRWNWYTGLGLREENMRWYEHPKEKLSHYSKRTADIEYRFQFGGNEWGELEGVANRTDYDLGAHSKASGQDLSYFDQEAGERWTPYVIEPAAGVGRAMLAFLLDAYVEDEAPNAKGKMEKRTVLRLDHRLAPVKVAVLPLSRNPELSPKAKGLAQALRQNWNIDFDDAGAIGRRYRRQDEIGTPYCVTVDFDTLDDNAVTVRERDSMKQERISLDQIEGYLASRLVGC
- a CDS encoding metal ABC transporter ATP-binding protein, encoding MTEPVISLRGVHAELGSRPVLRGIDLTVRRGEVVALLGANGSGKSTAVRSIIGQVPVATGEIELFGTARARFRDWARVGYVPQRTTAAGGVPATITEIVSSGRLSRTRFGVLRKADHAAVQRALELVGMADRAKDSVNALSGGQHQRVLIARALASEPELLIMDEPMAGVDLASQEVLARTLREQVAAGTTVLLVLHELGPLEPLIDRAVVLRDGCVLHDGPPPKAVGQHALPGHDHVHPHAAHDAEPLRTGLLS